The genomic stretch TAATTCTGCTTGAGACTCTATAATACATCTTAGTAATGTCTGgttaaatgtttataaacaaCAAAGAACACATTTATTACTTGGTACTAAAGAAAAATCAGTATGGAAATTGTAAGCTATTTTATTCTGCTAGGGTATATGCATTATACAGCCATAAGTTTAAAGTGTTCAGTCCCACTGCAAAGAAAAATGTTCAACTCTTTTAAAACTTTGCAAaacaacataatatttattaaactagtaagaaacaaacTTAGGTAGACACCAGAGTACCTTTGAATTAACCTTATGGGCCGTTCCTctctatttaacatttttatttattttcttttcctttcacaaaactgCAAATTTCACTGAAGATCTGATAAAACCTaacttttttgttcttcttttagGGTCTTATACCCCCTCTGGTGAAGCTTTTGCATTCAGACATTGAAGATGTGTTACTTAATGTAGTTAACTGTATCCGGGTCATGTGTATCAACAatccagccaatcaaagcacagttaCACAAGAGGGCGGGATTACACCATTGGTGGAATTTTTGATGCTCAGATCAggtaataaaatactgttttaatatgTTATGTGTCTGGAGATCTGTTGTTTCCCATAATATATCTGTTGTCTCCCAGTTGAAAACTTTATGACAAAGACATTCTGTGATCACACATGAAAATTACATGTCTCGATTTCctaaggaaaaaaatacaagacaaaaCAGCAAGGTCTTTGTCACAAGAAAGGATGATAATGTTGCTAGATGTAAGCCATTTGATGTTAAAGCGTAGGTTAGCATTACTTTATTTGTTGTAGCAATTATGTATCTATAATAAagtcaattattttttaacaggATTTGTTTTCTTCATCTCTCTTTGAAATTATAGAAGTTCTGCAGGAAGCAGCTTCAACTGCTCTGGCAGAGTTAGCACGGGGCCACCGACAAAACCAGGATGCTATTGCGTCTGAGGGAGCTGTCACCCCACTAGTTAAAATCATTGGTGGGAGAAAAATTGATGTACAGGTGAAGGCAGCTATGGCATTGGAAGCTCTAGCTGACCATAATGCAGCTATACAGACTGCATTTTTGGAAAAGTCAGTCACAAAGCATCTTCTTCGACTTTTAAAGGTACAGTATAGTTTTAAAGCCTAACAGACAGACGTATTTTTACTTGTTATGTGCTCTCATTTTCCAGTTATAAGGTGACTACCAGTGGAAAGAAATTAATCATTTTAGTTTGTACTTCTTTGCTTGGCTGTTTAGGTGTTTCAGTTGGAAGTGAGAGAACAAGGTGCAGTGGCTTTGTGGGCACTTGCTGGACAGACACTAAAGCAGCAGAAAATGATGGCTGATGAGATTGGTCACAACTTTATCATAGACTTTGTTTTGTCCTCTTCAGACAAAATGCAGTATGTTGGTAAGTTATGCTTTCTCATTTATATCACATGAGTCTGTCTTGTAAAACATGAAATCATCCCTATGCCaattctaacacacacacacacacacacatatatatatatatatatatatatatatatatatatatatatatatatatatatatatatatatatatatatatattatacagtgcgCCCTCTATATAacgctgtagtcaggagccatagttaagagaccatgctgtctctgttctgccttataacgagaatactagtattagtgtaatggcattatgggccATGACCATACCACCTTATAAAGGGCCGCCTTGTAAAGGGagagcactgtatataaaagggtctaaaccagtggtgcacaactcggtcctggagggccggtgtccctgcaggtttttattccaactgcactctaaagtactttattggaccttattagaagcctAATTGGTCCAGTTAACtcatttagggtatggttagaacaaaaaccagaggggcactggccctccatgacctgagttgtgcaccactggtctaaGCGATAAGGTGTCTTTATTAATCACTTTGTATAAGAGAGGGATTCTTCATGATTCACAGATCATTATATTAatccttttaattttgttttttcactgagTAACCTATGGCAAAATTGAACTGCATCCCACAAACCTTTTTTGTCCATCCCTATCTGGCACTAGAGAGATTACAGGCCACAGTATGCATAACACCTCTTACAGGGGCTACATGACCACTATGCCAAAAGTTATGTTGTAACTCATTGGTTGTTTCATTAAGATGTAATTTATAGCACAGTGGAAAAGGGCACTCTCTGAGGAGTAAAACCTCTTGGGCAGCAATGATCTGGCAGACTCATTATGTCTGAAGCCATGCAGTCTGGAATGCTGGTCTCCATCGGGACCAACCCAAATACCTTCCTTTGTATGCAAGACATACGATTTGGCAACAAATGCACTCTTGTTATGTTGGGTTATAAAATCCTAACAAATGCCAGCTTGGTCTGTTGCTCTGTGTCTGGAACAAGTATCTTGGAGCACAGCTGAGATCAGTTTAGACCAGTCAACAGCTGTCTCTCGAATCAACAGTCCCTGACAGGGAATTCTTTTAGGACAAAATATGCTAGAAAAGTTTGATTCCTGGTTAATGAGCCTATGATAAACTTGTTTGTTCTTAGGCTGCCAGGCAGTGATTGCCCTAAGTCGGGACAGTAAAGTTCACCAGGATCAGATCTGTCAGAACAGTGGAGTTGGACCATTAATCAGGCTGCTGCGGAACTCCAGGACGACAGAGCGCACCCTTTTGAGTGTCATCAAGGCCCTGGGGACCATGTGTATCGGTGTGTGCTCGGCCTGGTATTACTCAAAAAACTCAATATACAATGTTGGTGGATTAATAGTAGCCTTTTTATTGGTAACACTTCACAGTAGGTGGCAATTTGTATGAATAATAATGGACTATAAAAAGAGCTGGCTATACACCATTTTTATGGTGTTTGTTTTCCTTGCTTGATGAATAATAAGTTGCTATGGAATTCCATGGTCTTTGATTTTCTAATTTAACCTTTCAACCTGTGTCCTTTCAACTTCACCTGTTTTACTTCTTAATGTACTCTTTGActtactggaaaaaaataaaccaaagacCATGATAAGTCAGGATTCAACTGAAGCAATGAATTTAGCTGAAAGCTACGTAGACACAATTGTAGGGGAAAACGACACTCAACTCTCACAGCAATCACTTACAAAATTAGAAGGTATGTGACCATTAATGTTTCTgggtttattttatatactaaTTTTCAGCAGATTAGGGTTTTTAGATCTGCAATTGGAGGGTTTACTAAGTTGTAAACTAATAAGAGACTAGTATTATTTTaactgagctaaaaaaaaaaaaaaaaacattgcaggaggttttttttttttttttttttcactaacaaAAAAGTCCTTTTGTGGTTTTACAGGGGTAGCACATACAAACAATCCTTTCAGCCAGAAAAGCATTGCAGAGGAGCTTGCCTTTCCTATTCTGGTTGAACTACTCAAACATCACAAGTCTCCTCGGGTCAAGGTAGGTATATGGAGTAGAACAAGAACAGTAATTTTGTCTGTGTTTCAGTAGCACACAACAATTACTTTTTGTCTTGTTATGTTTTACAAAATTTGAACATATCTAATTGAATGGAAACTATAGTACAGTTTCGTATTTCACAGACATATActtcacaaaacaataaattggaGTTGCTCCTGTGGATTAGATAATAATACTCTGAGTCAGTGACAAATGAACTGTatatagtggggtttttttttattcattcaggTGGCAGTTGCAGAAGCTCTGGCTTGCATAGTGTTGAGAAACACAGAGCTGCAAACGGTCCTCATGGACACAGAAGGGTTCAGTTACACTGATGTGTTGGAGCTTCTTCAAGCACAAGACAAAgtaatcaaaatattattatttgatcaGAATCAGTAGATTAATCAAATAAAAGTTACTCCTCCTGTAAAGTTTGTAATGAACTATTTCAATCACATTGTCATAGCTCTtctaactaaataaatgaataaatagaatAAACATTTTACTGACAATATCAGTGTCCAGATCCATGTGTTAGTAATGTGTGTAAAAACAAAGTATGttaccaatgaaatgtttcttttctgtGTAGGATATCTGCTTGCTAGCCGGATATGCTTTGTCACTCTTAGCATATAACAACACAATGCAACAGTTTATGATATTACAGAATGGCGGTATTCCAATATCTATCTATGAGCCATTTTTTCAATCTGGAAATGAGATTAATATGGCAAAGGCTGCATTTCAGGTAATCTAGatgatgtttgtttgtgtgcgttaaaaacactattttaaatgagaagagagagagagagagagagagagagagagagagagagagagagagagagagagagagagagaaacgggATGTAactattttcctgtaactcactgatgaggcccatctattattttttataatacatgaatACCCTTaagatgctaatattaaagacaaGTTTTAATTTCGTTTACCttgttttaatatcttttttttaaaacatattctcaatgtgttgatcattaatgaacatttctgtactgtgggtgttgtcgagtgtttgaaaacgagacattttgtgtttaagttggaagtgatggtctcgaggagtcgaatgggtcaaagttcaagtatattttcctcttgaggaattatcactttttgacgtcatgTATtttggtattatgccttttttttttttttttttagaatgactcagaatgcaaatatagccttcatccatatttGTTAATTGCTGATCAAATGATTTGCTCTTtttcctaaaatgtatttttttttttttttcagattgtcaTACTAGCAAAAGTAATAGTGGATGTAGACCAAGTTACTTTGTCTGCAAGAGGGATCACCATTTTAGTTCAACTCCTTAAATCACAAAGCTCCAAAACAGTCATTCTTACAGGTAACAGAAAAGAATCCTCAGTTTCCGAACATTAAATAACATTGATATTGTATAACCATACTTACACCCTATACAGAACAGACAGACATTCACATTTACGGTTATTCCCATtacctgtgtgtatgtgtgtgtgtgtgtatatatatatatatatatatatatatatatatatatatatatatatatatatatatatatatataatttctttgtaaGAAATTATTATACATGGCATTATTGAATCTTTAGATACTGCTCAAAAATATGTGTGATATTATTCCATGCTGGGGATCCATATACCCAAGGGAGATGTAGTAGAGGTGGGCAGATATACATCACACTATATAGTATACCGTATTTTGTATTAGAGCAGTGTTACataatgttttgaatgttttaaaacaacaacacactgtGCAATTAAATAAGGGTAAATATGATTGATTGTTATAGTAAttacagtgtgttgtgtgtgtatatatatatatatatatatatatatatatatatatatatatatatatactaaactgaaaataaaagtattttttagtcttttaaactttttgtatacatttttaaaatgtgtgtgtgtatatatatacacacacacagtattgtgcaaaagttttaggcaggtgtgaaaaaatgctgtaaagtaagaatgctttcaaaaatagacatgttaatagattatatttatcaattaactgaatgcaaagtgagtgaacagaagaaaaatctacatcaaatccatatgtggtgtgaccaccctttgccttcaaaacagcatcaattcttctaggtacacttgcacaaagtcagggaatttgtaggcatatagtcaggtgtatgattaaacaattataccaaacaggtgctaatgatcatcaattcaatatgtagattgaaacacaatcattaactgaaacagaaacagttgtgtaggaggaataaaactgggtgaggaacagccaaactcagctaacaatgtgaggttgctgaagacagtttactgtcaaaagtcatacacgatggcaagactaagcacagcaaccagacacaaggtagttatactgcatcagcaaggtctctcccaggcagaaatttcaaggcagacaggggttttcagcattgctgtccaagctcttttgaaacgggcaatgttgaggaccgtagacgcagtggtcggccaaggaaacttactgcagcagatgaaagacacatcatgcttacttcccttcgcaatcggaagatgtccagcagtgccatcagctcagaattggcagaaaacagtgggaccctggtacacagctggagagcggtacacgaatgagtgtctgcaggcaacagtgaagcatggtggaggttccttgcaagtttggggctgcatttctgcaaatggagttggggatttggtcagaattaatggtctcctcaatactgagaagtacaggcagatacttatccatcatgcaataccatcagggaggcatctgattggccccaaatttattctgcagcatgacaacaaccccaaacatacagcgaaagtcattaagaactgtcTTCgacgtaaagaagaacaaggagtcctggaagtgatggtatggcccccacagagccctgatctcaacatcatcaagtctgtctgggattacatgaagagagagaagcaactgaggctgcctaaatccacaaaagaactgtggttagttctccaagatgtttgggccaacctacctgccgagttccttcaaaaactgtgtgcaagtgtacctagaagaattgatgctgttttggaggcaaagggtggtcacaccaaatatggatctgatgtagatttttcctctgttcactcactttgcattttgttaattgataaatataaactattaacatgtctatttttgaaagcattcttactttacagcattttttcacacctgcctaaaacttttacacagtactatatatatatatatatatatatatatatatatatatatatatatcgaatatatatatatatattataatatatatataattttgttatgtttaatattatagaaACACTATAGTAAGCGATATATACTGATATCATTCGCTATATAGCgaatgatgtaacgatctactgttcctttctatttaaaccttcaggcatcatggcatctagtctatttatccatttattttcttttattcttctatactgtacattatctaattttattttttctaaagtcacaaactttaggtcatccatgGTGTGTCTGTTCCTTGTAAAGTGTAACTACATAATTATAATCAATCACTGATGTTTATTGACAAAAACTGCAATGTGACTTAATCACCATtaaagctttaaaatatacaattttatttttcattttactacAGGGCGGCTGCTAGCCAGTTTGTCTCACACAAGAGCAGGTATCCCTGATGCTATTGTAACAATGGGAGCTGTGGAGCACCTTTGTGCTAATTTATACTCCAAGTCAGAAGAGGTAAAAGTATTACAGTGCTTTCATGACTTTTTATATGTAAAGTAATTgactatttaattaatttagtgtaTTCTAAAACAATTAATGAAAACACACTAAGTTAAATATCTGATCAAGAACAGTAGTTTCTATACTAatacattgttgtgtgtgtgtttaggttCGAGTAGCCACTGCTGTTGCTCTGGGCTATCTTACTTTCAACCGGCCTGCTCATCGCCTCCTAATGGTACAGTGCCGGAACAGACCTGGACTATACAACCTGTTAACAAAAAATCTAAGTAATGATGCAAAGATCTCCAAGATCTTTACAGCTGAATTCAAGAGGCAAAAGCTGGTGGGCCTGCCTTCCCAAAGGTACTGTACATGCCATAATAACTGATTCACAGGTATGTGTTgtttatactgtaattattacaATGTTCTCACATCAATGAATTCAACTAGTCATTCTTTTCTCTATTGCAGCTTGGTGGTAAATGGTGGCCCACACGTGATGCCCCAgaataaaaaaggtaaatgtataaTAAGTGCAGTATATACTTCAATTCCCAGTCACAATTACTAGTTTCTAACTGAATTCATATTTACTACAAGTATATTGGGagaatgttattttgtttgtcaacAGACAGACCAAAAACTACAAGCACCACAAGGGATCAGGATGAACTTCAAACAGACCAGCACCTTCGGTCAAAGTCCGCTCCAGTCTTAATGGCTCAAAGATGTAAAACTGCAGACTCAAGAATGAGAACTGCAGCATCTTCCAGGAATAACCTGGAGTCCATACATCCTGCCAAGAGCAAAATATTAGATTAAGGGCCCAATTAAATTAGCTTTTATAGGGTAATTATAACTACTTTTATACAATACAGAGCAGAAGTTGAACATCATTTACCTGGATTGAATTAACACTATTAGTCTCTTTCTttgatcaaaataaatattgtactacATTTGCTgcttttagtacatttttttttttatctacaaaagtgaatacatttattttgtatcttcTTTTGAACATAATAAACACTACATGAGAGCACAGGTATAATAGTGTATATTTGCTTTAGTTTTACTTCCATTGCCTTGTGTATAAGAGTTGGGTATTAGTGGATGAGTTATACAATGATTAAAACCTTTGGACAAAAGAAACCAGAGAatttgtatacattattttaacaaaaggAAGAAGATATTTTAGTGTAATAGGTTTCCCTCATATGGTTGGATTTATTATATGTTATTGATGGACAAACATAAGAaacagaacaacaaaaataatcataCCTATTTTCATATACTTTTTAATTCAgaggtaaaactaaaaaaatttgTGCACAAAGGACATAAAAATATTATTCTCTAATCTTCATTTTAAGATACGGCAACTTGATAGCGGCCTCCTTCACTTGTCCTGAAATATCAGCTCCAAAAGCAGCTCTATAGTATTGAAAAATAAGTGAAATCAACAGTTATTCTtgcaatctaaataaaaaaaaacaatataaaaaaataagataataatCTAAATAAATGTTCAGCATTAGGAAAGAGCAGTCATGTTCTGTAAAGGGCAATCTACTTCAGCATTCTTGTAAAGGCTGGATCATATTTCTGTATTGCGACCAGCTGTTAATTTATGCCGGATCCCAGATCTGACACCTTTTTTTTTGACAGACGAGAATTATAAAGTTTGCAGATAATGAACCGTATGGGGGGGGGGAAAATAATGTTGTCGCAAAAAAGAACTCTATGTATaagacatacaataaaaaaaatcctgtcccataaattaaatgacaaatgtctTCTGTAATGCTATATTTAGGATGTGACATCTATGACTCTTAAGAAAATTATAGAACAGCCAAAactgcaaaacaccaaaaaactacCATGTTGcccctgttcatcagattagtcgaCTTGCCACTGGTactgttcaaacctgaagattatgttaaaaaatGCCTAGGCAAAGGTCGACATGCAGCTGGCAACACCAACAACAATAAGGCATGAAACCAATAAGCTGATGACAAATTGAAGCATACATGAATGCTACTTCAAATAAAGGTTAGTGCATtgggtctagaaacaaaaatgctatccctcttccttaattacaATATCTGTTATctttttctaaacaaaataacCCTTGATTGCGATCATTAGGAGACGGTCATATCTGACATAACCAGTTGGAGCTCACAAAAAAATTGCACAATTGAAGTATGAATCAGAGCATGAACAAGATTACATCTTATATCATTGCAGTACATAACtcaaaacatgattttaaaaatgaaatagaaatacagtcctacattttaatttacaatttcagACTATAGGCTACTTAAGTCTTCAGAACCTACTTTGGCTCATAGCAAATGCCTTCAGGATTATGCAGGATTCCGATTCCTTCTTTAAGTTTTTCAATTCcattcctaaaaaaataaaacaacattttttatataatgccATAACAATAAGTGCAAGCTCTAGAAGTtcttaaaatgtttgaagtatgTCTGGCTGTGTTTGCAACAAGAGTGTCTCACCATGCAATCATAACACCATTATCTGTACATAACTTTGGTGGAGGGCAGAGCAAGGCCATGCCAGTTGCATCAGTCACAATTTGGACAGTTCTTCTAATATACCGATTGCTAGCAACTCCTCCGGATACCACCTGCAATGAGAAATGGTTTGTTTTCTCAAATTAATCACCAGCTTGCCAAAAATGTCttcaattctattttattttatgaaaagctTTAAAGCAGCTGTAGTGTTTACATGTAATTAAATGTCTAAGTGCCTCTTTAATGCTTTTAAAGCATGCATAACTCTATTGTGCATCTAGAATTTAATGACTGATGTTTGCATATTTACTCTATCATATTCACACATATTAGGACcaatgatatttaaaataagttgaaatacatttgttaatcacTTACCAGAGCTGCATTACTTTGAGGCAATAACCCCTTCATTTTACAGAAGAGAATGGCACGATGGGTACGCTTTGCAATGTGGGATGCAACagtgtgctgtacagctgcagCAATGTCATTGACACAAGATAGAATCTGACATTTTTGTATATCtaaaataaagatacagatttttAACAAACTATCACCAAGACTGCTATAAACATATTGCACCCCTATAGTAAACAACATCTCAGAAAGGCTATTTACAGTATGCATTATTTCAAGCTGGGTTTTCTACATAAGAAAATCATGCTCAGAGTAAACCAATGGAATCTTAccttcttccttttctttttttgtaattatctgAGTAACTTGATTTCGGAGGCCAGCAAAGGAAAAATTGCAATCAAAGTGTTGTGCCATtggtgattttaaataaaatttcttTCTGTCACCTTGTTTTGCCAAATGCTCAATAGCCTGCCCACCACTCATTGTAGTACACTCTGGGTGTTCAATGAGGGACAGTCTTCGTGCTACCTGTCAATACATAACATTTGTGTTATAAAATAGCATATTAATCTAAGTTTGCACAATACCAGGAAGTATGATCTGATAATGTAACTGATCCAGAGAAGTAACACGTTTATCCCTGTGCTCCATTTTGTAGGACTAGTTTGTTAGTAAAGAAAGCATTATACCATCATTATGCTGCTGATAAAGGCAAGGATGAAACAACAACTTCAGAAGGTTTTAGAATCAGTGCGCTTTAATTAGATGTACTGAACTACTACAAAAAAGTGGATGCATTTcctacctttgtttttttttcttcttttcaaaatgtctttgtATCCACTAGTGTGGTAGAAGGTCATGAAATCTATGGGAAGAATTAACCGTCCAAGAACGTGTTTAAAGTGTATCATTGGTCCATCATACTCACCTTATCTAAAATATCACCTGGCGCTTCATCCAAGGACTGTCCTAGAAGGAGGAAGTCTGAGATTCCATTTGCCACTGCTATTAAACAATGACCACCAGAAACCAAGAGAACTAAGAAGGGGAACTGGACAGGGTGGATCATTCTGACTGTCAATGCATGGGCCTCCATGTGATGGATAGGGATGAATGGCTTGTTATATTGCTTTAGGAGTTTTAGGGTGTACTCTAGTCCCACACCTAGGCTCAGTGCAAGACCAGGCTTTATGGTAGTTGCTATGGCTGATAGTTCACTGGGAGAAATTCTACTCATGTCAAGAGCTTCTTGTACCACTCTGTGGATATTCTCTTTGTGTAGTCTTTGGGCCACTGGGGGAATGATCCCACCCGttctacaacaacaacaacaaaaatgctctggttacaaacatattttttgtatgtttttatgtgtATTCTGTTGAGATTACAGTGGAAAGTTTCCATACGGCAAAGtttaaatgtggaaaaaaaaataaacatgtcaaatacGTTATTAAGAAATGAAACAACCGCCGTTctaaagacaaagaaaaacaagtgTAGCctaattttacaatgcattatacGCCTATATCATGTTTGCTATAATGCTTTACTAAACCTATTTAAGTTAATGCCtgtgcttcactatgcttttctTTGCTGTACTTTTGCAGTGGTATATAGTCAACTTTAAGGGGTGCTTTGAAATAATGTATTAGCTTCagtagtttgtgtgtgttttctaaaaATGCCACATCACACATATTACAGGGATTACCCATATAGATTCTATCTACAGTAAATTCACCTACTTCAAGTGCACTTCTTTTTGGGAATGCAGAGATTCCCCGAGGATTCTTCCTGCTTCATCTATCACGGCGGCTCCAGTGTCATCACAACTCGTTTCAATTCCTAAAACAATTCTGGGTTGCAGCGCAGTTTGACTAGTACAAGCAGCTCTGTACCTGCCCAAGCATTTCAGATTCCAGTAACAGCGGTCAGAGTTGAGTACAATCTTTCCGACACTCTGATTGCAAGCACGACGAATTGAAGATAGAAATGACGATGACATTGTGTTACGCCTGTTAAACGATGTCTATTTTCTCTTTATACAGTTTACACTTACTGTACACAAAATgtatgttatactgtatttatattcataCAACTTGTTTGGCCATAGTTGCTCTTGTATTCGATTTAGAATGCCACTACATGTGCA from Polyodon spathula isolate WHYD16114869_AA chromosome 11, ASM1765450v1, whole genome shotgun sequence encodes the following:
- the osgepl1 gene encoding probable tRNA N6-adenosine threonylcarbamoyltransferase, mitochondrial — protein: MSSSFLSSIRRACNQSVGKIVLNSDRCYWNLKCLGRYRAACTSQTALQPRIVLGIETSCDDTGAAVIDEAGRILGESLHSQKEVHLKTGGIIPPVAQRLHKENIHRVVQEALDMSRISPSELSAIATTIKPGLALSLGVGLEYTLKLLKQYNKPFIPIHHMEAHALTVRMIHPVQFPFLVLLVSGGHCLIAVANGISDFLLLGQSLDEAPGDILDKVARRLSLIEHPECTTMSGGQAIEHLAKQGDRKKFYLKSPMAQHFDCNFSFAGLRNQVTQIITKKEKEEDIQKCQILSCVNDIAAAVQHTVASHIAKRTHRAILFCKMKGLLPQSNAALVVSGGVASNRYIRRTVQIVTDATGMALLCPPPKLCTDNGVMIAWNGIEKLKEGIGILHNPEGICYEPKAAFGADISGQVKEAAIKLPYLKMKIRE